A single region of the Apodemus sylvaticus chromosome 7, mApoSyl1.1, whole genome shotgun sequence genome encodes:
- the LOC127690213 gene encoding guanine nucleotide-binding protein G(I)/G(S)/G(O) subunit gamma-4-like, translating to MPNDSTTSISQTGKAVEQLKMTSCMDSVKVFQTAYNLVVQCEALVPEDFIIILVPASENLF from the coding sequence ATGCCTAATGACAGCACCACCAGCATCTCCCAGACCGGGAAAGCTGTGGAGCAGCTAAAGATGACATCCTGCATGGACTCGGTAAAGGTCTTCCAGACAGCCTATAACCTTGTGGTTCAGTGTGAAGCCCTTGTGCCGGAGGATTTTATCATCATCCTGGTACCTGCCTCAGAAAACcttttttga
- the LOC127688722 gene encoding phospholipid scramblase 2, translating into MQMEPPPRSGPYPPAGYAPQYPPAEFQGPPEHIGCPPHQTNYQGSQSGYPGPQAGYVVSTSRHEGKAATQLPIQNNQSVVIVNTPWMPAPPPLLNCPPGLEYLNQIDQILIHQQVELLEVVTGFETNNKFEIKNSLGQMVYIAVEDTDCCTRNCCEASRPFTLRILDHLGQEVMTLERPLRCSSSCFPCCLQEIEIQAPPGVPIGYVIQNWHPCLPKFTLQNEKRESVLKVVGPCVACTCCSDINFEVKSLDEATRIGKITKQWSGCVQEAFTDSDNFGLQFPMDLDVKMKAVVLGACFLIDYMFFEGCE; encoded by the exons ATGCAAATGGAGCCTCCTCCTCGCTCAGGACCATATCCGCCAGCTGGGTATGCCCCTCAGTATCCACCAGCAGAATTCCAAG GACCTCCAGAACACATTGGGTGCCCCCCACACCAGACTAACTACCAAGGTTCCCAGTCTGGTTATCCAGGGCCTCAGGCTGGCTACGTAGTCTCAACATCTAGACATGAAGGTAAAGCTGCAACACAGCTTCCTATTCAAAATAACCAGTCTGTAGTCATTGTAAACACCCCGTGGATGCCAGCACCACCACCTCTTCTGAACTGCCCACCTGGGCTAGAATACTTAAATCAG ATAGATCAGATTTTGATTCATCAGCAAGTTGAACTTCTAGAAG TTGTAACAGGCTTTGAAACAAATAACAAATTTGAAATCAAGAACAGCCTTGGGCAGATGGTTTACATTGCTGTGGAAGATACTGACTGCTGCACTCGAAATTGCTGTGAAGCCTCTAGACCTTTCACCTTGAGGATCCTGGATCATCTGGGCCAAGAAGTCATGACTCTAGAGCGACCCTTGAGATGCAGTAGCTCCTGTTTCCCCTGCTGCCTCCAGGAG ATAGAAATCCAGGCTCCTCCTGGGGTGCCGATAGGTTATGTGATTCAGAACTGGCACCCGTGTCTGCCCAAGTTCACTcttcaaaatgaaaagagagaaagtgtTCTAAAAGTTGTTGGCCCATGTGTTGCATGCACCTGCTGCTCAGATATTAACTTTGAG gTCAAGTCTCTTGATGAGGCAACTAGAATTGGCAAGATCACCAAGCAATGGTCTGGTTGTGTGCAAGAGGCCTTTACCGATTCAGATAACTTTGGACTCCAGTTCCCGATGGACCTGGATGTGAAGATGAAAGCTGTGGTGCTTGGTGCTTGTTTCCTCATA GATTACATGTTTTTTGAAGGCTGTGAATAG